The window TCTCCCAGTCGAAGCTCAGGTGCGCTGTGGCCAACCTCGGGCATGGATTGATCGATGGGGGGCACATGGTGATCTCCCAGAACAACCAGAAATACCGGGAAGGCGAAAGCCTCTTCGTGCTCCGGCGGCAAGGCTCAAGGTTGGTTCTTGTCCACGAACGCAACGGCCATGACGCGGCGCCTCTCTTCGCTCAGGGGCTGGACCTGGACGCGGCTCAATCGGAGAGAGTGCGAATCCTCCTCCTCGCCCCCTCCCTGGAGGCGGGCGGGGCCGAGCGGCAGGTTGTGGTCCTGGCCAACGCACTGGCGGCTCGCGGGCATCGGGTGGCCGTGGCCCTGCATTATCCGGGCGGTGTTCTGGAGCGTGAACTTGCGGGCGTGGAGCGCATTCAACTTGGCAAGGGAGGCCGCTGGGATTTCGGTGGATTTCTTGTCCGGCTGGTCCGTGCGGTGCGGGGTTTTGCGCCGGATGTCGTCTATTCGTTCCTGGGGACTCCGAATATTCTCTCGGCCTTGCTGCTGCCTCTGTTCAAGCCGACCCGGCTGGTCTGGGCGGTGCGGGCCTCGAACATGGACATGGCCCGCTACGGCCGGGTGGCCCGCTTCGCCTATTGGTTTGAGGCGCGTCTTTCTCCCGTGGCTGACGCGGTGATCGTCAATTCCCGCGCCGGGCGGGAACATGCCCAGGGACGAGGATTTCCGGCGGAGACCATGGTAGTGGTTCCCAACGGCATCGACACCGGACGGTTCCGGCCGGACAAAGAGGCCCGGCAGACCGTGCGCCGGGAGTGGGGCGTCGGTCCTGAGCATGTGCTGGTCGGCCTGATGGCCCGTCTTGATCCCATGAAGGACATCCCCACTTTTCTCAAAGCCGCATCCCTGGCCGCACGGAAGGACGAGACCCTGCGCTTTGTCTGCGTCGGCGCAGGCCTGTTGGAAGGGGAGCTGCGCATCCTTGCGGCTTCCCTTAAACTTGATGACCGCCTCGTCTGGGCCGGATTCCGGGCCGACGCGGAGCGGGTCTGCAACGGGTTTGATCTCTGCTGCCTGTCGTCCTCGGGAGAGGGTTTCCCCAACGTGCTGGGCGAGGCCATGGCCTGCGGGGTCCCCTGCGTGACCACGGATGTGGGCGACGCCGCCCTGATCGTCGGGGAAACCGGAGTGGTCGTGCCGCCCGGAGACGCTGAGGCGCTGGCCGAGGGCATTTTGACCATGGCGGGCAGGATACGGCGGGGCGAGGTCTCGGGTGTGCGGGAGCGGATCGAGCAGCGTTTTTCGGTCGATGCCATGGTTGATGCCACAGAGAAGGTTTTGGAGAAAAAAGGATGTCGCGGCTGAGACCTTTTCTCCCCTGGGTGGGAGGATGGGTGGCATCGTTTGCCTTTATCCTCCTTGTTTGCGCGGTCTTTGACGACAGCGCGACGCCTGCGGAATGGAACGAGTCCCTTCAATTGTACACGCGCCTTTCGGATCAAACGATACGGTGGCGTTCCGAGGGCTGGGGCGACACCCGTGTCGGCAAATACGGGCTGACTGTGGGAGAAGACGCCCTGGCCGATTCCCCTGTGCCGAAGTTCATGTTGTGGGGCGACTCCATGGTCGAGGCGCTTCAGGTCCCGGACAGGGATAAGATAACCTTTGTCTTCAACCGCATTTCCGGTGGCGACCCGGTGCATGGCATCAGTTGGGGGCGAGGAGGCATGGGGGTCGCAGACTACTATTTCATTATGCCGCACTATCAACGCGTAGTTTCCAATGTGCAGGCAAATGTTGTTCTTCTCAGAGGATTCAACGATGTTACTCCGATGATGGACTCAGGAACGCACGCCAGGTTTCATTGTGACCCCCTTGGCTTCGACGATAGTACAATGGCTGTC of the Pseudodesulfovibrio alkaliphilus genome contains:
- a CDS encoding glycosyltransferase; this encodes MRRPLWSHILRESGLCIDHVRLLDWIGTRDWARILFFRFLRLRFSPAILENTLSLPLDPRESGRLYSLGMSHINVGDTYKTTAPYRTTLADAELERLAGEYGAPSVLEVGVSDGISALGLLRKGDTFERVVLTDRFPRFFEKEIPLGRVFLTAEGALLGVKFLCFYLCFGEGKPRSRDGYIPVETVNPVLRREFGIRAIQGFDMFRDQPDEPVALIKCSNILNVGYFSQSKLRCAVANLGHGLIDGGHMVISQNNQKYREGESLFVLRRQGSRLVLVHERNGHDAAPLFAQGLDLDAAQSERVRILLLAPSLEAGGAERQVVVLANALAARGHRVAVALHYPGGVLERELAGVERIQLGKGGRWDFGGFLVRLVRAVRGFAPDVVYSFLGTPNILSALLLPLFKPTRLVWAVRASNMDMARYGRVARFAYWFEARLSPVADAVIVNSRAGREHAQGRGFPAETMVVVPNGIDTGRFRPDKEARQTVRREWGVGPEHVLVGLMARLDPMKDIPTFLKAASLAARKDETLRFVCVGAGLLEGELRILAASLKLDDRLVWAGFRADAERVCNGFDLCCLSSSGEGFPNVLGEAMACGVPCVTTDVGDAALIVGETGVVVPPGDAEALAEGILTMAGRIRRGEVSGVRERIEQRFSVDAMVDATEKVLEKKGCRG
- a CDS encoding SGNH/GDSL hydrolase family protein; amino-acid sequence: MASFAFILLVCAVFDDSATPAEWNESLQLYTRLSDQTIRWRSEGWGDTRVGKYGLTVGEDALADSPVPKFMLWGDSMVEALQVPDRDKITFVFNRISGGDPVHGISWGRGGMGVADYYFIMPHYQRVVSNVQANVVLLRGFNDVTPMMDSGTHARFHCDPLGFDDSTMAVPTWAGLVIGPWIRALYLEPLHFLYAGLRRHNFRFAPSTATQALAQPGTVSSDCDLEQAWRYLVAEMKQRSGVPLSFVYCPPDSPAFRDGKVFVQAGPVPEVELFRSICKESGVGFIDMTPRFNAHYEQTGRFPRGFFNSPPGTGHLNAEGQRMIAEALLEYFREQSQ